From the genome of Ananas comosus cultivar F153 linkage group 18, ASM154086v1, whole genome shotgun sequence, one region includes:
- the LOC109724183 gene encoding uncharacterized protein LOC109724183, protein MVIISPLLSFSALSNPTVAFPTMIAPAAQRSPFELRRFPSHYHPLRCPARISKCFSQKQSTEGLERLFSNLNQATMEHEPGSVTSAIFLVAGTTVGAGILAIPAVTQEAGFLASAVTCILCWIYMVVTGLLIAEVNVNTMCELGSGGVSLVSMAMRTLGKIGVQAACWSYIFIHYALLVAYVARSSEILTNTFGIPLWESATLFSLVFGGICYFGSQRLIGAVNGFLVFGILVSFTSLAGVASGNLQWSSLLQAHVEAIPQSIPIIALAFVYQNVVPVLCTNLEGNLSKVRTAIVLGTAIPLILFLIWDAVILGSMPNLAASGTEIIDPLEQLRSSNGIVGPIVDVFSFLAIATSYIGFVLGLSDFVADLLRLPSGQSKPLPYVLTLLPPLVLALLDPEIFFKALDFAGTYGVLVLFGVLPAAMSWSERYSDSSQSPPLPPLVPGGRFTLSLVAGGALLVIVTEIFKDVMHLQ, encoded by the exons ATGGTGATAATTTCGCCGCTACTCTCCTTCTCCGCGCTATCAAACCCTACCGTCGCATTTCCGACGATGATCGCTCCCGCGGCTCAAAGAAGCCCCTTCGAGCTCCGTCGATTCCCGTCGCATTACCACCCTCTCCGATGCCCTGCGCGAATCTCAAAGTGCTTCTCCCAGAAGCAGTCCACTGAAGGGCTCGAGCGCCTTTTCTCCAACCTCAACCAAGCCACCATGGAGCACGAGCCCG GCAGTGTCACAAGTGCAATCTTTCTGGTGGCAGGAACGACG GTAGGTGCAGGTATTCTTGCTATTCCTGCTGTCACACAAGAAGCAGGATTTTTGGCATCTGCAGTGACATGCATTCTTTGCTGGATATACATG GTTGTGACAGGACTGTTGATTGCAGAAGTGAATGTTAATACAATGTGCGAACTAGGTTCTGGAGGTGTTTCATTG GTATCAATGGCCATGCGAACTCTTGGGAAAATTGGAGTACAGGCTGCTTG CTGgtcttatatatttatacactATGCCCTTCTCGTTGCTTACGTGGCTCGCTCTTCAGAGATTTTGACGAACACCTTTGGCATTCCATT ATGGGAGAGTGCTACCTTGTTTTCTTTGGTTTTCGGAGGCATATGCTACTTTGGAAG CCAGCGGCTTATTGGTGCGGTTAATGGCTTTTTGGTATTCGGCATCCTCGTCTCTTTCACTTCTCTTGCG GGTGTTGCGAGTGGAAATCTGCAATGGAGCTCTCTTCTTCAAGCCCATGTTGAGGCCATCCCACAAAGTATACCAATAATAGCACTTGCATTTGTTTACCAG AATGTTGTTCCAGTTCTTTGTACAAATCTTGAGGGTAACCTGTCAAAAGTAAG GACAGCCATTGTGCTTGGTACAGCTATTCCTCTTATTCTATTTCTTATCTGGGACGCTGTAATTCTTGGGAGTATGCCAAATCTTGCAGCAAGTGGCACTGAAATCATCGACCCGCTGGAGCAGTTACGGTCCAGCAACGGAATAGTTGGA CCAATTGTTGATGTTTTCTCATTTCTTGCAATAGCCACATCATATATCGGATTTGTTCTAGGTCTCTCGGACTTCGTCGCAGACT TGCTTAGACTACCAAGTGGCCAGAGCAAACCTCTACCATATGTTCTAACTTTGCTTCCGCCGCTAGTGTTAGCATTGCTTGATCCGGAGATATTTTTCAAAGCCTTGGATTTTGCAGGAACTTACGGAG TTTTAGTATTATTCGGAGTCCTTCCAGCTGCAATGTCTTGGTCGGAGAGATACTCGGATTCCTCACAATCGCCGCCGCTTCCCCCTTTGGTTCCGGGAGGGAGATTCACTCTGTCCCTCGTTGCGGGAGGTGCTTTGCTCGTCATCGTCACTGAGATATTCAAAGATGTCATGCACCTACAATAA
- the LOC109723968 gene encoding 4-alpha-glucanotransferase DPE2 translates to MVNLKPLPGRKPLSSVTLIFKLPYYTHWGQSLVISGSEPILGSWNVKQALALSPIHQGDELFWCGRVAVPITFKCEYSYYLVDDNRNILRWEAGKKRKLALPDGVQEGDAVEIHDLWQNASEALFFRSAFKDVIFGGAKHLQPEAHPTALQENLHQDDSVVLHFVISCPRVEAGSNVCVTGNISQLGSWKAQNGLRLSYAGYSIWKADCVVRKDDLPIQYKYCQIRNELDITAEVGPNRELAFDVASRSPPRFIILSDGAFRDIPWRGAGVAIPMFSVRSNDDLGVGEFLDLKLLVDWAVNSGFHLVQLLPVNDTSVHKMWWDSYPYSSLSVFALHPLYLRVQALSDSIPEDIKQEISKEKERLNKKDVDYEASMAAKLSIAKKIFDLEKDKILNSSSFKQFFSENEEWLKPYAAFCFLRDFFETSDHTQWGRFAHFSQEKLEKLVAKDSLHYDVICFHYYIQFHLHVQLSEAANYARKRKVVLKGDLPIGVDKNSVDTWVYANLFRMNTSTGAPPDYFDKNGQNWGFPTYNWEEMSKDNYGWWRARLTQMAKYFTAYRIDHILGFFRIWELPGHAVTGLVGKFRPSIALSQEELEQEGIWDFDRLSRPYIRQEILQGKFGSLWTVVAMNFLNEYQKLCYEFKEDCNTEKKIIAKLESCSEKSLWQDKKDEIRRGLFDLLQNIVLIRDPEDSRKFYPRFNLEDTSSFNDLDEHSKNVLKRLYYDYYFCRQENLWRQNALKTLPVLLNSSDMLACGEDLGLIPSCVHPVMQELGLIGLRIQRMPSEPGLEFGIPSQYNYMTVCAPSCHDCSTFRAWWEEDEGRRCRFYQTVVGSDDFPPSRCTPEVAYFIIQQHFEAPSMWAIFPLQDLLALKEEYTTRPAAEETINDPTNPKHYWRFRVHVALESLLDDRELQTTIKDLVISSGRSYPASEAADKINGSMKLLIEDWQERYAIMRLSDDDSFCN, encoded by the exons ATGGTGAATTTGAAACCATTACCTGGAAGGAAGCCCTTGAGTTCAGTGACTTTGATCTTCAAATTGCCATACTATACGCACTGGGGACAGAGTCTGGTCATATCTGGCTCGGAACCAATTCTTGGATCTTGGAATGTGAAGCAGGCCTTAGCGTTGTCTCCCATTCATCAAGGAGATGAGCTTTTTTGGTGCGGAAGGGTTGCGGTCCCGATTACATTCAAATGTGAGTATAGTTATTACTTGGTTGATGACAATAGGAATATTTTGAGATGGGAGGCAGGGAAGAAGCGGAAACTGGCGCTTCCTGATGGAGTTCAGGAAGGAGATGCAGTGGAAATTCATGATTTGTGGCAG AATGCGTCAGAAGCTCTTTTCTTTAGAAGTGCATTCAAAGATGTCATATTTGGCGGAGCCAAACATTTGCAGCCAGAAGCGCATCCTACAGCCCTTCAGGAGAACTTACACCAAGATG ATAGTGTTGTTCTCCACTTCGTGATTAGCTGTCCGAGAGTAGAAGCCGGATCCAAT GTTTGTGTTACCGGTAATATCTCACAGTTAGGAAGCTGGAAGGCTCAAAATGGGCTAAGGCTGAGCTATGCTGGATATTCGATTTGGAAAGCAGATTGTGTGGTGCGAAAAGACGACCTCCCAATACA GTACAAATATTGCCAAATTCGGAATGAGCTAGACATTACTGCAGAAGTTGGTCCTAATAGGGAATTAGCTTTCGATGTGGCATCACGTAGTCCGCCTAGATTCATCATCTTGTCTGATGGTGCCTTCCGG GACATACCGTGGAGAGGTGCAGGCGTTGCTATACCAATGTTCTCAGTTAGATCGAATGATGACCTTGGTGTTGGAGAGTTCCTCGATCTAAAGCTGCTCGTAGACTGGGCTGTAAATTCAGGCTTTCATCTTGTTCAGCTTTTGCCAGTCAATGATACTTCAGTTCACAAGATGTGGTGGGATTCGTACCCCTACAG CTCTCTCTCTGTATTCGCGTTGCATCCATTGTATCTAAGAGTACAAGCTCTTTCTGATTCTATTCCAGAAGACATCAAG CAAGAGATCtcaaaggagaaggaaagattAAATAAGAAG GATGTTGACTATGAAGCTTCGATGGCTGCTAAGTTGtcgattgcaaaaaaaatatttgatctaGAGAAAGATAAAATACTGAATTCTAGCTCTTTCAAGCAGTTCTTCTCTGAAAATGAG GAATGGCTGAAGCCGTATGCAGCCTTTTGCTTTTTGAGGGACTTCTTCGAGACTTCAGATCACACTCAATGGGGTCGGTTTGCTCATTTTTCCCAGGAAAAG CTTGAGAAACTTGTCGCGAAGGATAGTTTGCACTATGACGTTATATGTTTCCACTATTATATTCAGTTCCATCTACATGTACAA CTATCAGAAGCAGCAAATTATGCAAGAAAGAGAAAAGTTGTTCTTAAAGGAGATTTACCAATAGGTGTCGATAAGAACAGTGTCGATACTTGGGTATATGCTAATTTATTTCGCATGAATACATCCACCGGAGCACCCCCAGATTATTTTGACAAAAATGGACAAAATTGGGGTTTCCCCACATATAACTGGGAGGAAATGTCCAAAGACAACTATGGATGGTGGCGAGCACGGCTAACACAG ATGGCCAAGTACTTCACAGCCTATAGAATAGATCACATCTTGGGTTTCTTTAGGATCTGGGAGCTTCCTGGTCATGCGGTTACTGGTTTAGTTGGGAAATTCCGGCCGTCCATTGCTCTAAGTCAG GAGGAGCTTGAGCAGGAAGGGATATGGGATTTTGATCGTTTGAGTCGTCCATACATTCGTCAGGAAATTCTGCAG GGAAAATTTGGATCGCTCTGGACTGTTGTTGCTATGAACTTCTTAAACGAGTATCAAAAGCTCTGTTACGAG TTCAAGGAGGACTGCAAcacagagaaaaaaattattgccaAACTTGAATCCTGTTCTGAAAAGTCTCTTTGGCAAGACAAAAAAGACGAGATACGCCGTGGTCTTTTTGATCTTCTACAG AATATAGTTCTTATAAGAGATCCAGAAGACTCAAGGAAATTTTATCCACGTTTCAACCTTGAGGACACATCGAGTTTTAACGACTTGGATGAACACAG TAAAAATGTCCTCAAAAGACTGTACTACGATTACTATTTCTGCCGACAAGAAAACCTCTGGCGTCAAAATGCATTGAAGACTCTTCCTGTTCTATTGAACTCATCAGATATGTTGGCATGTGGAGAAGATCTCGGGCTTATTCCTTCTTGCGTTCATCCT GTAATGCAAGAATTGGGATTGATTGGATTACGCATCCAAAGGATGCCTAGTGAACCGGGATTAGAATTTGGCATTCCATCTCAGTACAACTACATGACG GTTTGTGCTCCATCCTGTCACGACTGCTCGACATTCCGTGCTTGGTGGGAGGAAGATGAAGGGAGAAGATGCCGGTTCTATCAGACTGTTGTTGGTAGTGACGATTTTCCCCCATCTCGATGCACTCCGGAAGTGGCATACTTCATTATTCAGCAGCACTTCGAAGCTCCTTCAATGTGGGCAATCTTCCCACTTCAG GACTTGCTGGCGCTGAAAGAGGAATACACTACACGACCAGCCGCAGAGGAGACGATCAACGATCCGACAAACCCAAAGCATTATTGGAGATTCC GTGTACATGTGGCACTGGAGTCCTTGCTGGATGACAGGGAACTCCAGACAACCATTAAAGATCTCGTGATAAGTAGCGGGAGGTCGTATCCAGCTAGCGAAGCGGCTGACAAGATCAACGGCTCGATGAAGCTGTTAATCGAGGATTGGCAGGAGAGGTATGCTATTATGCGATTAAGTGATGATGATAGTTTTTGTAACTGA